The following coding sequences lie in one Desulfomicrobium escambiense DSM 10707 genomic window:
- a CDS encoding methyl-accepting chemotaxis protein: MGIRFGIRNRLLFLTGIMLLFMGAVVTFFIFQARGTKEDMIATVGRIMNEDARAKIMVATKNMATSIGAAIQGESDNDRRIGIIKKLIGDIRFEADKSGYFFVYQGTVCRVLPPKPESEGKDMGGSKDVGGILFVQELQKQAQAGGGFVEYVFAKPNKGDQPKLSYAVMIPGTDMWIGTGVYIDNIAEAQAAVAADLEAAAARSLTIALSFIGAGFAFLILPLTIFLIRSIITPLKRMIGMLKDIAEGEGDLTARLKDTSGTETQELAEWFNTFVEQVHGIIREVVGNSNQLNQASQGLLGLATQLRRASGDMTSKSTTVAAATEQMSSNMNSVASAMEEFSTNISTVASASEEMTATISEISQNASKAKEITGHAVGKAGEASRRVNELGAAAQEIGKVTEAITAISSQTNLLALNATIEAARAGEAGRGFAVVANEIKELAQQTARATEEIRDKIQGIQGATGVTVSEIQQVTQVIDEVDAIVGSIAAAVEEQSVTTRDIADNVGQAAQGVQEVNTNVSQADTVTRDIAREVASVNAASGDIASSAEAVQQSSEGLSGLARDLNAMVGKFRI, from the coding sequence ATGGGCATTCGCTTCGGAATCCGCAACCGGCTGTTGTTCCTGACCGGCATCATGCTGCTTTTCATGGGCGCCGTGGTGACCTTCTTCATCTTCCAGGCGCGCGGCACCAAGGAGGACATGATCGCCACCGTGGGTCGCATCATGAACGAGGACGCCCGCGCCAAGATCATGGTCGCCACGAAGAACATGGCCACGAGCATCGGCGCGGCCATCCAGGGCGAGAGCGACAACGACCGGCGCATTGGCATCATCAAGAAGCTCATCGGCGACATCCGCTTCGAAGCGGACAAGTCCGGCTACTTCTTCGTCTACCAGGGCACCGTGTGCCGGGTGCTGCCGCCCAAGCCCGAATCCGAAGGCAAGGACATGGGAGGAAGCAAGGACGTGGGCGGAATCCTTTTCGTCCAGGAGCTGCAGAAGCAGGCCCAGGCCGGGGGAGGTTTCGTCGAGTACGTCTTCGCCAAGCCCAACAAGGGCGACCAGCCCAAGCTCAGCTACGCCGTCATGATCCCCGGCACGGACATGTGGATCGGCACGGGCGTGTACATCGACAACATCGCCGAGGCCCAGGCCGCGGTGGCCGCCGACTTGGAGGCCGCGGCCGCGCGGTCCCTGACCATCGCCCTGTCCTTCATCGGCGCGGGCTTCGCCTTCCTCATCCTGCCCCTGACGATCTTCCTCATCCGCTCCATCATCACCCCGCTGAAACGCATGATCGGGATGCTCAAGGACATCGCCGAGGGCGAGGGCGACCTCACGGCGCGCCTCAAGGACACCTCCGGCACAGAGACCCAGGAGCTGGCCGAATGGTTCAACACCTTCGTCGAGCAGGTCCACGGCATCATCCGCGAGGTGGTCGGCAATTCGAACCAGCTGAACCAGGCCTCCCAGGGCCTGCTCGGACTGGCCACGCAGCTGCGCCGGGCCTCGGGGGACATGACCTCCAAGTCCACCACCGTCGCCGCCGCCACCGAGCAGATGAGCTCGAACATGAACTCCGTGGCCTCGGCCATGGAGGAGTTCTCGACCAACATCTCCACCGTGGCCTCGGCTTCGGAGGAAATGACCGCGACCATCTCCGAGATCTCCCAGAACGCCTCCAAGGCCAAGGAGATCACCGGACACGCCGTGGGCAAGGCCGGCGAGGCCTCACGCCGCGTGAATGAACTGGGCGCGGCCGCCCAGGAAATCGGCAAGGTCACCGAGGCCATCACGGCCATCTCGTCCCAGACCAACCTCCTGGCCCTGAACGCGACCATCGAGGCGGCCAGGGCGGGCGAGGCCGGCCGCGGCTTCGCAGTGGTGGCCAACGAGATCAAGGAGCTGGCCCAGCAGACCGCCAGGGCCACGGAGGAGATCAGGGACAAGATCCAGGGCATTCAGGGCGCCACGGGCGTGACGGTTTCGGAGATTCAGCAGGTCACCCAGGTCATCGACGAGGTCGACGCCATCGTCGGCAGCATCGCCGCGGCCGTGGAGGAGCAGTCCGTGACCACGCGCGACATAGCCGACAACGTCGGACAGGCCGCCCAGGGCGTGCAGGAGGTCAACACCAACGTGTCCCAGGCCGACACCGTGACCCGCGACATCGCCAGGGAAGTGGCCTCCGTCAACGCCGCCTCGGGCGACATCGCCTCTTCGGCCGAAGCCGTGCAGCAAAGCTCCGAGGGTCTGAGCGGCCTGGCCCGCGACCTGAACGCCATGGTCGGAAAGTTCAGAATATAG